ggaagaaCATTCCTCTAAAGAAGAGTATCTGGTGGTCATCCATCAGATAGGCCAAAGCTCAGAGTGAGCTGATGCTGGCCACGGAGGCTCACTACAACAAGAAAGGCTTCTTTAGATGCACGAGGAGCCAGTGCAAGGTAAAAGAGGCAATAAGCTCACTGATGGGTTAAAGTAGCAAAACTCTGATAGAGACCAGAAAGGCTCAGTGCCTATTTTCCATCAGTTGTTTCCCTGAAGAAGACAACACACTCATCTAAATGGTAGTAGGCAAGGCATGGTGTCCAGGCTGATGGTTGACATGGGCAGAGAGGTTGTTGAGAGACACTGGATGAGTATAAATCTCCCTGGCCAGGTGGTGTACACCTGAGAATGCTCAAAAAACTTTCTGGAGAGCTTGCAGGGtctttgtccatcatcttcagTACCCCTTGGAGGACAACAGATGTACCATAAAACTGGAGGAGGGTGAATGtaatccccatcttcaaaatagAAAGGATGACCCAGAAAACAACAGACCAGTCAATCTGAtctctgtcccagggaagatactgaagcagattttaaagggttCGGTCTGCAAGTATCTGAATAATAATTTAGtgatctggggaagtcagcacaGATTTGTCTCCAACACGTCCTTCGAGACCAACCTTATTTCCTGTTTGATTAAGTCGGAAGCTCACTATGTTGTGGGAATGGCATCAATGTTGTTTACTTGGATTTCAGTAAAACTTGACAGGGTTCCCTATAACATTTTGATGGGCTAACTGGAGGACTTTGGACTGGATTataggatagttaggtggatagggaactggttggagaactgcaCCCAAAAAGCAGTTGTCAGTGGAATTTCATCTGAtttgagggaggtgtccagtgggaTCCCACAGGGCTCGGTCCTTGGGCAggtgctgttcaatatttttataaattatctggaTGAAGGGGTGGAGAGACTACTGATAAAAATTGCAGATGACCCCAAATTGTGTGCAGTATTGAACACCATGGAAGATAGAGATGTAATTCAACAAGGTCTGACCACACTGTCAAAATGTGCccatgtgaacaagatgcaatttaaCAAGGATAAGTGAAGatttgggtaacaaaaatgaaaagcacccaTAGTGGGTGGGGGATACGATTCTGAGTAGCAGTGTGTGTAAataagatcttggggtatgggtggactgcaagctaaatatgagcagtcactgtgatgcagcagcaaaaaaggttaatgtgatcttggggtgtatcaacagaggcagaCCACAAGATGTCATAATCACACTGTGCACTGTATTAGTCAGGCTGCACCAGGTGTACTATGTGCAGTTCTGagggcctcacttcaaaaaggatgtggacagaatggagcaggtgcacaggagagtgacaaggatgatcagaGCCTGCCCATCAAGCCTtatgtgaggaaaggctgagggacttgggaatgttccatctggagaacaggaggtCGAGGGGGGACATAATTGCTttctttcaatatttgaagggctgtgaCTTAGAAGAGAGCAGAGAGTGGAGGATAGGATTTGCAAAAATTAGTTTAAGTTACAGGCAGAAagatactggctggatattagccAAAAAGCTATATGTTTCCAGTGCCTATGGAGGTGGTAAGCTCCCCTCTCTGGCAGtgttcaagcagtggctggatgagctcttgtcagggatgctttaggccagtgatggcgaaccttttcgagaccgagtgcccaaactgcaacccaaaacccacttatttatcgcaacgtgccaacacggcaatttaacccgaatactgaggttttagtttagaaaaaacggttggctccgaggcatacgttacttggaagtaagcttggtggtagttggtggctttgctttgaaacaactgtgcaactcttccaatgggtgaatcacgaccctaggagggtttactcagaagcaagcccattgccagcaaccgagcttactcccaggtaaaggatcgcactttagttcttcacatgaaaaatcagtggggtttaacagcgcttaacagggttacctacactgcttccccaaaactaggtcttaggtttaatgctaataatcgagcccagcggcccaggccagcctagatgtgtgtgtgggggtggggacgaCTCGCgcatgcccacagggagggctctgagtgccacctctggcacccgtgccataggttcgccaccactgctttaggctaatcctgcattgagGAGGGGGTATGACTAGATGCCCTTTATGgcttcttccaactctgtgattctatgatttccagggtataagcttttgtgagtcagtgcTCTCTTTGTTAGAaatatccccaaaatcttgttggtctctaagatgctactatAAGGTACTTTTGGGTGCATCAGCATTAATTGGTTcattgtatgtgtaaagtgccatcaagtcgcagtggacttacagcaaccccacaaggagctttcaaggcaagtgagaagcagaagtggttttccatttctttcctctgcagagtcatcTTTGGTGGTCTTCTTTCCAGGTGCCACCCTTGCTAAGCTTCTGAAAGCGAACAAAATTTGGCTCTACCATGCAAACTTCTCTCCTCAATTGGTTAATTACTTTTACCAAAATTTAATACTGTACAGATTAGTCATCCACAGCAAATGCAAACTGCTCTGGCAAGTTCCTGGGAATGGCAGGACATAGTGGTGGAAATTTGGAGTGGACAAGGTCTGTTTGAGGACAGCTACTGCTGTGTGAATAGAAAACTCAAGGAACAAGAAAATATGGTGTTTTCCAATAAAATAATTACAGATTGAGTTGACTTCAAGAAGTGCTCAGTGAAGGAAAGGATTTGAAGCAAAGAGCAATTAGCTTGGTCGCTTGCTCTTTGGAAAATTATCCTGCTAATACATGTTTTAGGAGGTACAGTTGCTAACTTCCTGAAGTGGGCAATGCACTCTTCTTAACTGCTTTGTTGCTCAGCAAGAAAATATATCCTGGGAGCAAACCATTGCCTTGTCAAGAAAGACACTGACAAGTTGCTTCTTGTTTGGACTTGGTTGGAAGTTAGAAGTTCCAGTCTGAGAGTGTATAACACTTGGCAACTCTGGGTGAAACCCATCTCTGTAAAGTCCATTTTGAAGGTGCTTGCAGTTACATTACAGAAGAATGGATGTAAAGTGTTGCAGGCTGGTCTAAGTATTCTGGGGGATCTAAAACTTCTCCCAGTAACTGCCTTGAGCTTTGCTTCCTTTCTGGAATTTAAGCCTTAAAATATTACTACAAACTTTCTGTTGCAGCTCAAACCCATTAATTTCTGCCTGTCCCGTTGTTGAGGATAATCTGTTCTTGGCCTCTTTCTAATAGTTCTTTGTGTGTAGTCACATAAGGCTGCAATGTCCCTGGTGGTAGctctgagagaaagtgaattgTTCATTACAGGTGCCACATTCTAAGCCATTGCTGGTCTTAGAATACTGCAATAGACCTGAGATTGGAGATACTAATTGTGGTGGAACAGCCTGTATCCAATTGATAGCAAAAGATGGAATGCTTCctcttgttttgaacttttagGATCCCTTGTAAAGACCCAGAGATAGGATTGGGCCCCAAAAATGCTGCAGAAGCCTGTGTTGTAAAGTGTAGAGGCTGTTTCTTTGCTGCTTGGTTCTGGGGTCTGAGCTTAATTATCAGCTGTACTGTTTCTAGCAGAAAGTCAGATACTGAAACAATGTGGGTGGGTGCGAAGTTCTGAAATCTCACATTGGGGGTTTTCTGAAATGTAATATGAAAGCTAGAATGTATAATTAATAAGCAGGCTAAATATTGAGGCAGTTTCCAGCCTTAATAGCGTGATTTCAAATATGTTTGCTCATAAACATTGTCCAGAAAAGGTCCCAGCTTTGGGTTAATCTATAGAAATTGCCTGTAACTCATTCCTGGTTGGCTTTCAGGTTTCCTTTTGTAACTTTTGAAAGAAGAGTTTATTTATCTTTTGCACATCAGTGCTTCTGAAAATATTCTATAAGATCCAGGTAACTCTTACAGCAGCATTGATaaaattgctttttctttttttcttatttggacTTATTTGGACTTATTTGacttttccctttctttgtaGGTCTCTTCCCTTCAGGGCAAAAGAATGCAGACAATAAAGTGTGTGGTTGTTGGAGATGGGGCTGTGGGAAAGACTTGCCTGCTCATCAGTTATACCACCAACGCATTCCCTGAGGAATACATCCCCACAGTGTTTGACAACTACAGTGCTCAGATGACAGTGGATGGCAGGATGGTTAGCCTGAATCTCTGGGACACTGCAGGCCAGGAGGAGTATGACCGGCTTCGCACTCTTTCCTACCCTCAGACCAACGTGTTCGTGATCTGCTTTTCCATTGGGAGCCCTTCTTCATTTGCCAATGTGCGGCACAAATGGCACCCAGAAGTCTCTCACCACTGCCCTAATGTGCCAATCCTTCTTGTTGGCACAAAGAGGGACTTGAGAAGTAACATGGAGACGGTGAAAAAGCTGAAGGAGCAGAGCCTGGCTCCCACCACCCCACAACAGGGGGTTTCACTGGCCAAACAGATTGGAGCGGTCAAATACTTGGAGTGCTCCGCACTGAACCAGGAGGGGGTGCGAGAAGTGTTTGCAGAAGCCGTGCGGGCAGTTTTGTATCCTGTGACAAAGAAGAACTCAAAGAAATGCCTTTTGTTATAGTCACCAAGAACTGTGGCTCAAAgactgagggcttaggatgttttggaggctcCTTCTGAATCTAATTGCATCTTGCACTAATGGCTCTAAAGAGAATTCCTTGCAGCAAATATACCTGCAGTTCAAGAATCAGGTCCAGTAGACTGAAATGAgcagtttgattccccggtcAAGAATCAGCCTCTCCAGCGAATGTCCAGTGACTGTGCCTACATTGTTCTCATCTCTACAGCTGGGAGTCATTTTTTTATAGCTAAACCCCTTCTCCACACCAGAAACTGAAGACATGAGTCCTTCTCGACAGAGACAATGGTCACTTTTGCTTTTTTACATTGCTGCTTTTTCCTGGCTATTATTCGCCAACCAGCTGTCTTTTGTAGACAGGGCTGTGCCTTTCCCATAATTGAGTCAGTTTTGTCATACTGTACTCAAATGACTTTGGATTGTGAAGTATCTCTGTTGTGGCAAATGAGTCCTAGTATGCTGAAGTCTGTTTATGATATAGACAAGATAAAAGTTAAAACCATGTGTGATAACAAGACATCAGACACTGAGGGATGGGTACCTCATAAAGAGGGTTGTTTAATAATATCAGTCAAGCACTGTCTCTCTGTGTGATATTTGTTGCATCTTAGGGGGATAGATCTGACACTGGTAGTTCTTGTGTGCGACTTTCCTTTTGGAGGCTATCCCTGAGCCATGTCAATGAGCCAAGACAGTTTGTGAAAACTTTTCCTTACAGTCTTTTTGATTTAGCCTTTTGTGGAGCAGAGTGAGATTTCCTTTCTCGTTTATTGCAAGGCCATCGTCCTGCTGCATCTACTCGAGGAAGCATCCCTGCTTGCTCATTAGTCCCCTCAGCAAAAACAGTAGGGAGACCTTGAGCAATTGTTCTTTTAACAGTACTTGGCATTGCTGGATGTTTACTGTATCCAGCTTCACTACATGTGCTCTTAAATTTTTATGTTCAAATATCTTAGTAATCTGTCTGCATCAACAGTTCTTGTATTGGGCTTCAGTGGCAGCAACCAGCCCGCAGTGTaggacaaacaaaaacaaaaccgcccggaaaccacacaacaccccaaaaacaaaacaaatggattGTTCATTTTCTCTCACTCCCGTCCCTCTGACCACTGattctgcaagtagcagaattTCTATGTCTGATCATAGattggttttttttctcctgctggtaGGGGTCAGTAACTTCTTGCCAAATAAGATCTGCCTTTTAAACATTCAGGTGTACATGGCATTAAAAATGCTGCACTGATTTGAtattatgattttaaatttctctTGAACTTGGGTAACCTATACAGATGCATATATATAAGCCGGGTTTAACTTTGAAATATTAACTTTCCCTTCTTAAAAATAATTATGCAAATATGTGTCTCATGAATCTCTGTTTAGCATCATTGATTTAATCTTTGATTAAGGAACTCAACACAAAGTCTGAAACCTTCAGTTAAGATTTTGTTGACTTCACACTCTTCTTTTCTGGATAAGGGTGGGTTGCTCAAACTGAACAAATGAGTTAATGGCTGTTCTTGAGGATGTATTATGGGAATCCTTTTTGTGGTACAACCCATGCAGAAAAGAATTGTATTGTTAACGGCTTTTACGACTGAATCAACTGGCTACTGTGGGTTtaccagactgtgtggccgtgatctgttagttttttctcctaacatttcacttgcatctttagaggcatgtcatggtgacatctcactgtgacatgcctctgaaaatgccagccacagaccggggtaaaacattaggagcaaaaatgagcAGACCATgaccatacagcttggaaaacctacaacagctaTAGAAAAGAATGGCTAAGAAATAGAGCTGATTCTGCCATGAAATTTGTCATGCCATGAAATGATGATTCCAGCTGCAGTCCTTATGCTTGTTGGTGGAGAGCAAAATTTGAATTTGTCAGAAATGGGCACTCTGGAATTCGGCTATTTATGAGCTGTTTTTCCTGTGTAGGTGTCAGTCAGGTGAGTAATGAAGGACCAATAACTTGTGTAAACTCAGCATCCTTCTCATTGTCAGTAATTTTGCAGTTCTGTAATTTGACGCTATCTCAGCCAGAAGttttataaataaaatgtcaCCCCACCCACTCatatgtggggttttttgcccTTGATCTAACTATTCTCATAGTACATAGTAgaggaaaatactttttttaaatgaCTAGGAATTGCAACTAGCTACAGTTTGCTCTCACCATTTTTTAcggaattattttttaatttttaccaGGTGAATCATTTCTATTTTTGTTAGGCTGTGATGCTCTGAGTTCCAGAAGTGCCATAGACTAAACTTTGTAGATCAATAGCTTTTGATAGGTTAGTGTAGAACTCATGGGCCTTAAAACCTTGCAAAGCCTTTATTCTCTCTTGGATTTCACACTGCATATTTATTacaagttgcagtcattataaatgaattcgttaaaaaagagttcatttataacgattgccaCTTATTATAAATATGCTTTCCAAAATCCACCTGTGTCTTGTAGAAATACATCTCGGTGCTGCAGATGCTGAGGAGGAGATCTTTTCCTGGTTGAATTAAAGTAGGGGATGGGTGGGCCACATGTGCCTTAATGTGTGAAGGGAATTTGAGACTGTGTGGTACTGAAATATACACTGGCAACTGATTTTATAGGTAAAAACAAATTTGTATGGCAACTaacaaagttatttttaaattatgcagAATTAAATtgtaataaacaaagaaaaaaccatAAAAGTGCTTAAATTTATTCTGTTCTATTGTATGGTCTTTCAAGAGTGTGCCCTCTTTTTTGGAAGAGTGGAATGAGACCCTTTAATAGCATGGGGAAACAGAAGTCCATGAAACTCTTTTACTCCACCCACCCATTCTTGCTTCTCTCTCCTCAGTGCCTCACCACAAACTGATCCACAAACTgatcatggaagagaccccaagggccatcaagtccaaccccatgcaatgcaggaacatacaatcaaagcactccatccagcctctctttaaaagcctccaaaggagactccaccacatctTGTAGAGTGGTTTATGTCTGTTAATGGAAAGGAACGATTAACAAACTGGTGCCTGGCAGGAGAGCAGGTTAGGGAGCTGTGAGGGGTATGGCTATTCCAGGTTCCTTTGTTAAAAACCGAGCCTGCTCCTAAAGTCAATTTGACGGAATAAGCTAAAACCCACAAGAATTTTTACTAAACGCAAACGGAGCTACCAAAAGACTCCCCATATAATTAGTGGAGGGCAGCATGTGGGTACTTGCcttctggcctcttccgcacctgcagactaatgcactttcaatccactttcagaatggtttgcaagtggattttgctgttcctcccagctgcaaagtgcatttaaagtgcattattctgcatgtgcggaaggggccttagcgtCCGTGACTATTATTTCTACCATCCCACCCTTTGTTCTGGAGTAACTGGCCTGCATTTGACTTTTTCCCAGCCATGTTAACTAACTGCCCTTCCCGGCCTTTGTGGAAAGCCTTCCGGGTAGGGTGGATGATACATACTGGGAGCATTTGGCTGCCCTTTAAGGGGCTACTGAGTTTTGTCATTGGGACATCAGCAGCCCAGCAGGCTGCTCTTTCCTTCGTGAAAAATAATTCTGTAGTACGGGCTTAGGAAGCGAGCCAAGCTGGGCCCCGCGAGCGCacgcaaaaagaaaaaaaacccacccagttATCAAACACAGCGACTGCGGAGAGGGCGGAGGGATGCGCTTCCGAAGGCGGCACCGAACCCCACACCCAGCCGCAGACTAGCGGCGCCTATGACGCCACTTCCTGTCGCCGACCCTGTCTTCTGACTACATTCTCTGGTTGCTGCCAAAGGTCGCCGCTTCCGCTTCCGGGATAAACACGGCGGTGGCGATTTCTGTGACCCGCTGTGGTCCGGCTTGACAATGTCTGACTCTgacagcgaggaggaggaggcgggggacGGCTGCGACGAGCGACGGCCCACTCCGTTCTCCTTGGCTGGCTTCCTCTTTGGCAATATCAATGAGCAGGGGCAGTTGGAAGGCGAGGGGCTGCTCGACCAGGTGAGGGAATGGAGGCTGAGGCCAGCTCGGAGCATCCTTAGAGGTGGCCGGGGCTTGAATGTAAAGCAAGAGCGCGAttgccctccacccccaccccaccctaaaaAAAACACCTATTTGAAATTTCCTGACAGTCTTTGATCTCAGGTCTCGATTGCTgtccagggttgccaatctcccgtGGGGCTTGGAGTTCTGAATTTACAAAGCTCCGAGCGTCCCTAGATGTAGCCGGGGCTTGAATGTAAAGCAACAGCGCGATTGTcccgtccccctccccaaaaaaacctgtttgaaattTCCTGACAGCCTCTGATTTGAGGTCTTGATAACTGTCCAGGGTTGCCGATCTCCAGTGGGGTTTGGAATTTACAAAACTTCAGATTCAGAAATGACTTCAGTGGGAGAAAACACCAGTTTCAGAGGATGGATTCAATGGCAACCCATTCCTGCCAATCTCCATCCCTAAATTATGCCCTTCCTAGGCGCCACTTCccgatctccaggagtttcccgacATAGACCTTGCTGCATACTTGCTATTTTGGTTGAGGGTGGCCTTCCCTGTGATGTTCTGGCTTGGAATtttgctggagatctccagggtccTCACTGGGATTCTTTTGTGTACAAAGCTGGGGCTCTCCCCAAAGATTGCTGCCTAGCTGTCTTACACTAGTGGGGATGACCTTGTTTATCCAACCCAGCATTCTGTAATGTGGCAGCCACTCTTCAGGATCACAGGCAGAGCTTTATTGTCAcacatttccttttatttgtgGTTGTGGGCATTCACATATGAGCCCATTTTGCATAGCTTCCTAATCCCTTTGTCTATTGGTGGTACTTTCTGACTTGTTATATGCTGGTATGACTAGCATATGTCTCCCAACTGCGCCTCCCCAACCACTAaccaaaatattaaataaaataaatccccatactcctctctccctgccccaacTTGTTTTTCTTTGACTTCTCACAGGAATCAAAAAAGCATTTGGCAGGGCTTGGAGCGCTAGGTCTGGGGAGCCTTATCACTGAGATCACAGCTAGTGAAGATGACTCCTCTGAGACAGATGGAACCCAGCTGGATGAGGAAGGTGAAAGACTGTGTTGGGTTTcttagttttgtgtgtgtgtgtgtgtgtgtgggaaaagtAGAATTTTTTGGTCTGATGGATCCATGCTGACTCTTGAATATATGCTAATTGTGAGGCCAACTTATATCTTTGGTCTCCAAAAGCAATATTTGGGTGATTCTTGCTGTTGCACTTTCAAAACCTGACTTCTCAAAACTAGAAATTTCAGTTCTTAAAAACTGTACTGAGGTGAGGAGAGGGATGAGACAGCATGATTGGACTCCCATGatgttttgaaaaattaaaaacctaGTGCTAAATTGGTATAGCAGCATGCCTAGTATAGTCCTTCATTTCAGACTGCATGGCAAATGTGTGTCAAGGAACTCTATTTCTGGAGCAAATGTGCTTCATAAAACTGCATTAGAATGCCTCATCTGTTGCTACCAATGTTTACTTTTAATCTTCCTGGTCCTAAGTATTTGCAAACAGGGAGAAAGACCAAACACCAGTAAAGCTCTTCCTAGGTACCAGAcctaaaaaaaaagggaagagagaggtCATACAACGACAGCAACAAAAATCCTACAATGTCAAAACCTCAACAAACTATAACTattgtatatatatgtacacacgcATATACTCATGCATATACatgtaataaaaatgaatttaaaaataacttAAAATCCAAAATTAGTGTGGCAGTGTCAGAATATCGATATCAAAATGGAAATTTGATCACATGAATCTGGGTTACAAGAATCCAAAGGTTTCAATTCCTGTACAAAAAGATACCTCTATGAATCTTACTGTTATGTTAAATTATCCTAGTTTTTGATGGTCTGGAAGTCTTATCTATATATTAAAAATTAGAAGGACAATGATGACATAAATAACTTTTTGAGAATTACAATTGGTGAACCTTTTAAGATTATAAACCTTGTTATTTCTAGGGTTGATAAAtatcttaaaatttaaattttgtgGAGAACAGTGTCCACATTTATAATGTCTATCAAAGATTCTTTGGAACTCCTTTGTAAAACATTAGAATGAATCAGTTTATTCTTAAGGCTAGATGTTCTATGAAAACCTATGCAAAGGCGATTTTGGCATCCTGGAATGTCTTGTATGAAGTGCCAGTGTTTATATGTTATTATTTTGATATAAGAGCAATGCTGAAGCTCTATTGACCAAAATATACGGTCAGAAGATGTATGTGCTTCTTTAGTGAAGAATGTAGCTCTTTGAATTTTGTCTAATCTTACCCTAGAAGAACCTCAGGAAAGTTCTTTAACACAAGAATTAGCTAGATTATTGTTAAGAGCTGAAGAGTGTACAGttctttttcaacataaaaattGTCCATAAGGGAAGTTTACCTTAAGATGTTCAGGATGGCAACTGTTAATCCATATAAAATAGATTCTTTGTCTGTAGGTTTTAAGTATCCTCAAACATATATGCAGGAATTTAGTtcatcacattaaaaaaaaggtttattggtGGTACTAAATTTATGATAAAATTGGGtattcctggcccaaaagagCTCAGGGAGCTTATTAATGCCAGTCCTGCCTCTAGAAATACCCCCTTTGGTGCCATTGCAAGTCCCTACACCAGGCTCCCACAAAGCATCCCAGTACTCATGCATGTGATCCATCACTGTTGTAAATTCTCCTTATTCTGGTTCAGATGGCATTTATGCCAGGGTCATGG
The nucleotide sequence above comes from Sphaerodactylus townsendi isolate TG3544 linkage group LG13, MPM_Stown_v2.3, whole genome shotgun sequence. Encoded proteins:
- the LOC125442978 gene encoding rho-related GTP-binding protein RhoG-like; the protein is MQTIKCVVVGDGAVGKTCLLISYTTNAFPEEYIPTVFDNYSAQMTVDGRMVSLNLWDTAGQEEYDRLRTLSYPQTNVFVICFSIGSPSSFANVRHKWHPEVSHHCPNVPILLVGTKRDLRSNMETVKKLKEQSLAPTTPQQGVSLAKQIGAVKYLECSALNQEGVREVFAEAVRAVLYPVTKKNSKKCLLL